The Xiphophorus couchianus chromosome 3, X_couchianus-1.0, whole genome shotgun sequence genome segment TTTAGATGTGAAAGACATTAATTAATACGTTTGTATACATTTATGCAAACAATAAACAACTTAAGAAACTTGCTTTGAAGTAGATTACCAACTATCTGCAACATTTTATGCTTTGGAACAATCCATTGGTTGTTCAGAATATCTAAATAATGTGTAATCAGAGAAATGGCCAAAAGGTTTAATATTGAAATGTGAAAGTCTTacagagttttaaaaacaaaataattgggCTTCCCATCACAGAATTCAGTAAGATACAATGCTTAAATGGAattgtctgttttctcttttacacTGAGTTGATTATTTTGTATGATgctcataaaacatttaattttccctcTGGTATGCAACAAGCAAGACATGTTTCACCATCTTTATGTGCTTTTAGTCTACACAGTGAATACACTGAGTGTTTGAGGGCTATTCCCCAGACATGTTTCCTCCCTCTCGCCTTGTACAGGTGGGAAAGTTGCAGGTAGGTCACTATAATGAATCTCCcaacattgtttttgtgaaaagatCTTTGCTGTTCTCTTCCAGATGCAACCGGTGCTCCAGTCTGTGAGTCACCGTGTCTGTTGAGACGCCCACCACAACGATGTCACACCTGAGTGAAGCCAGACATGCCTGTGGGGCTCAGTGATGGAAGCAGCTTTGatttttacagacatttccaTAATTCTACCTATAAATCATCTCACCGACTAACTTCTGGTCTCAAATTTTAGAGACAAAACAAGTctgaggacagaaaaaaaaaagaattgtttgCATTTCTCACCTCATTAAATGCTTGACAAAAATGCCTTTTGTGAGATTAAGAAAGTTCTATATACTGTTTCTGTAAAAAGGGAAAAGTCAGAGAGAACAGTCAgtaataaaatagtaaaaaaaaaaaagctctttggAGAGAAATTTGGGCTGTAACATATCTTTCTGACAGGACTGTAAAACTTAGAGTTAGAAACTTGGCCTGTCTACTGTATTTGTGTGCAACTAAACTGAAATTTTGCATCAGCTGTTGGATCTCAGTTTTCTCTGTTACATCATCCATTCATATACGatctgcaaaaaacaaagttaaaacttATTCTGAACTCTGTTATCCTCAAGTAAATTTAATATTAGGctgtaaattgttttaaaaattatttgatttgaaaGCAGCCTCTCTTTTCTTACAGTTATTCTCCTGCCACTTCCTAATGTAGTGTACATTTCTAAAGCTATTTGGGAATTTTGCTTTTATACAGAAATTAGACTTTGACAtccagtttttaatgcaaaggCTATGAATCTTTCCCTCCATTTGCTGCTACAAAAGCTTAAACTATTTTAGGAAGACTGTCTGTAAATTTAGAagtgtatttgttaaaatttctgACCCTTCTTTCAGAATAGCATTTTGGAACATCAGACACTTTTGTTGGAGGTGAAGGTTGCTGCTCTAGCTCATCCCAAAAGTGCTCAGTCAGGTTGAAGTCAGGACTCTGATCAGTCCAGTTCTTCTCTACCATGTCTTTATGGAGTTACTTTGTGCACTGATTCACTATTATGTTACAACAGGAACAGTTTGTTCATTGCAACTTAGGTGTTGAGGCCAACCCATGAAAATTTGTCCCACACACGCTAACTCTTCTTTGCCTCAAAGTTTACACTTTGCATCACCTCTTAATTCTTGGACGCAGCTGTTTAGACACTGAAGCCCTTTCCAAAAAGCTTTCTATGCACAGATCTGGAGCTAATCTGGAGCCCACATGAGGCCTGAGGGCTGTAGCTGGTGACTGATTTCAATTATTTTGAGGCAATATAGTGTATGTTAACAATAGATTTTTCAAATGCTAAATGGAAAAGGATAGAAGCAACGTCCATGAATATCTATGCCACACATCAAAACCCCAAAAGGAACAattatggaaattatttttcacaaaacaaattaaatcaaagcaaatGCATCCTGCAAAATTCCTCCTTGCATCATTTGTTTAGGTTAGATGGATCACCATGTCagcctgtttttattaatgaacTCTGAAATGACTTAACAATACATTGTCCAGCAGTTGCTCTTTCAAACAGTGGTTTCAGAGGCAGCAGGTGTGCTGAACTATAGAGCTCACTTTCCACATGAGTAAGATGTGACTCAGTAGTGAGGAATCCAAGAAGAAAACTGGGCAggaaaaacccccaaaacaaggACCAGACAGAGAGCTCTATGGACAATAACGACCAAAGGAATTCAGGTTTGGTTATTAGTAAAATGAAACCCAGTGTTCAGgcagtggaaaaacaaatcaactgaGAAACATGCAGCattgaaaaacagaagcaaaagaaCAAGCAAAACAAGATAAACTTAATAAGACCTAAACTtgatctgtatttttatttttattattattttcttttcagttttattcattttcaatcTCCAAAACCCTTAGGAAACTATGAGTGGTATGGAGCTGCTCTTGTTATTGCTCTTCTGTTCTCTTTACACTACAgttaaactttgattttgattCCTCCATATCAAGCAtacatttttgttgacatttcaaCTTTCCATTCAACCAATAAACAGGCAAACTAGGTGGAGGGTGGGTTTCAAACTAGGTGCAGCACATTCCACAAATATCTTTGTTATTCAAATAAATCTAAAGTAGATAAAATAGTTCAGCTGTTGTCTCGGATGCTGCTAGAAAAGACTAACGAAGaggatttttcatgttttaaatttgtttctatGTTGaacttttaagatattttcagtTTACTCATAAATCTTGAGTGTGAAGTGTTCTTAAATCTTACAGAATGTGcattttggtttaattgctTGTGTGCTAAGCAAAAATATCTACTTTTTTTGAAAAGATGCTTATTGTTGTAGATCTTCTGTAGATGCTTCttttcctgaagaaaaaaaaaaactatttgtctCACTTCTGACTTGTCCATGTTCTGCAAACCTCTTTCCTGCTTTATGTCATATAGCCTAACTGAAATATGTAGTTCAGCACAATATTTGGGGGAATTGATTCTCCTCTAACCTTATTATATACTGTAAGTACTTAATCAAAAAAAGAAGTTCCAAATGCAGAACATGTTGCTTAGCTGAAAGCAGGGAAAGATCTGTTGTGATTCAAAGTGGGACTGACAACTGTAGGGAAGTGTGGACAGAGCTACTGCGGCTCAGTGAGTCTCACAGAATCCACGATGACAGCTTCAAATCTGACTGATGCtggaaatggctaaaaaaaGACCAGCCTGGGCTTCTGGTGCATTTGCTCAAATTgtgtatcttttattttaaaaggtgaGATATCAAATTCAAATGGAAACCTGAAGGTCCCAAATAGGGAAAAGGAAACTGTGTTTTATCTGAGTCAACACCTTACAGTTAGAGAGGAAATGGGGGTTAATAAAAAATAGGAAATACAATAGAAGGAAACAGGAAATGGGGGAAGCTATTTCTGACACACAATATGatcagtttcaaataaaaaaataaaaaagatactTTGATACCTAAGGGAAATTAAGTAAAATGGTTTGTATAAAaagtttataataaaacatacgTTTCTACGGGTGGTGGAGGAAAACGCAGcgaaaacagagaaaagttgATCAAGGTTTTCTGATTCCGAAGTGAATAGCGACCTCTGCTGGTCAATGGTAGCAACCTTTCAACTTTGGAgtcctattaaaaaaaaaaaaaaagaattagtagaactatttaaaatctaattaaaaagttaaactgGAAAAATAGCTGCAGAGATGCTGTAACGTTTACAGGCATTTGTATTTAGGTTCATTTGACATGAATTTTATAGAGGCAACAGATGGGgtgtaagatatttaaaaagttcaaatataCAGCTGTCAGAGGCTAAAGTTAAAGGATTATGTCAAGGCTATGATAGGCACACTGTATGTTTGCAACATGTTGCAAAATTTCTTTATATGTGCAAAGTGGATGAGACTTATTTGTGAATCTTCtacttcacatttatgcaccACTTTGCATTAGTCACAAAATATTTAGGTACATTTTGCACTGTTGTTGTGCTTTAGAGATCTTTTTAAATGAGACTGCAAAACTTTCAGGGAAAACaatctttattttgtcatatcagaaccaaaaacaaaataaacatacaagtCAAAAGACACTAAATAAGAACATTCACAAAGAATTCACACATTGCACATTTCAGTCTCAAAGATTAGAAAATTCAAGTCATGGTTTCAGATTTTATgaccaaacacacattttagtCTGTCATTTCACATCACAAAGGAAGAATTTCTTAGTAAGTGTTTGCCCATACAAAGGGTCTTACAAGAATTAAAGACCTTTGAGCTGTAATTCTCTCTGAACAGGTTAAGTGGTCTGATCCTCAGCTAATCCAGCTATCGCTGCCTTTAATCTTTTAATCCAGTTTTCTCCTAAACTACAGATTAGGTTAGATTTGTTGAAAGGTAGATGGGTCCTTTTGTCTTGTTTGAAGCACTGTGGTGGAAAATCTGACCACACAAactccattttaaagttttcaagtGTTACTGAAAACAGCAATAAACCTCTGTTTACCTCACATCATGGAAGGGTGCAAGCATCACTTTACAGAGATAAGGAGAGGAATGCACATTTCACCTGCCCTATTACTGAGGCACAAATTCAATTGTTGCAGGATAAACATTTAGGCTTTCTTAGATAAGTAGACACTAAACATTTATTctgcaacatttatttcaacagtTCAGTGTGCACTGAACTGCAGAAGTAATCCACAGTTTAATATCTAGTCCAGGATCAATGTTTATACACACCACGTCCCACCTTTTATGGTTcattgattgaaaaaaaaaaaaagttttaatgtctttttaccTTTAAGACttgaaaacaatcaaatgagattataatgaaataaagttaaagtaaATATGATTTGCTGTAACATTTTGTAAGAATGTTAGAAGACATCTTTGTAGCGATCAGTTGGTCTTATTCACCATGCCCTTGGTTTTCAGCTCTGCCAGCTTGCTGGTAACAAAGTTCCACTTAAAGGAGGCCTCTTCGCTGCTCCCTCCCAGCGTCACATATTTAGAgaagctgctgttgctgctgcttcctgcttccGTCTCCTCAGTCGGGCCgacctgctgctcctcctctgcagcCTGAGTCGCTCCTTCTTCACTTGACTCTGCCACACCCTCatttgcagctgcagcagcagcagcagcttcggCCTGCTTCTTTGCAGCAAAGTTGGTTGCAAAACTATCCCAGAATCCACTGCGCCTGGTCGGTCGAGGAGGTTCTTCAGGTTTTACTGCGAGAGGGCTGAAAGTTCAGGAAAGTCATGGGTGTTATTGACCTCGTGCTTCAATAATGTATCAAATccaatttagattaaaaaaagggCGGATATAATCAAAATTATTCAGCTTGATGAGAAATGCTTAATCTTGAAGCAGACAAACTAAACTTGATTTGGGATAAAGATGATGACGGTCtcttgagattttcttttaatgataaaattactttattaacTCTTCACTTTAGGGCCTCAGAGAAACATTTCATACAAAAGGTCTTACAGACTTTACATTAATACAGTAAACAAGTCGTGCAAAAAACGCCTCTGATTTTGACACCAATAAACTGGAACGTAAATACGCTCTGGACTCACTGATCAGCGACAGGCGGGCACTCGGTCTCCTCCAGAAGCTGGTGCTCATCCTCTTTGTTGAAGAGAGACGAAAACCTGTTCCAGCTTTTAGCCCCGGCCCCCTgcatctgaaaaagaaaacacgcAAAGTTCATATGATAGGATATATTTCTGGTTTTCTAAAAGACCCCATTGCTTAGAAACTCAAAAGAGGAGCTTTAATTGTATTCCCTGTCAAGACAAGTATTGCACTGACTTGTTCTTGTATGTTGATATTTATCAGGTCAGCTAATAACATACCTTTCTGGCCAGCTGAGAGACGGAGTTGGGCCCTTCATCTTCCTGTATTGGACTCATGTCATGTTCTACCTCTGTGACCTGCAACAGCATTGAACAAAATGAATGTACTTCACCTTTCCACCTTCCAATGTTCAATTAATGCAGTAGACCAGAGTTTCTGTAAAGATACCGCCATCTAGTGTGCGTTCTGAATATTGCAACCTCCAGAAACTGTGGTAAACTCTTATTTGAAGCACACATTAATTGT includes the following:
- the LOC114139381 gene encoding uncharacterized protein C1orf232, which translates into the protein MNPMWKVYKGKVMKTLNPEYEEDTAEEVTEVEHDMSPIQEDEGPNSVSQLARKMQGAGAKSWNRFSSLFNKEDEHQLLEETECPPVADHPLAVKPEEPPRPTRRSGFWDSFATNFAAKKQAEAAAAAAAANEGVAESSEEGATQAAEEEQQVGPTEETEAGSSSNSSFSKYVTLGGSSEEASFKWNFVTSKLAELKTKGMVNKTN